The Lynx canadensis isolate LIC74 chromosome D1, mLynCan4.pri.v2, whole genome shotgun sequence genome has a segment encoding these proteins:
- the DDIAS gene encoding DNA damage-induced apoptosis suppressor protein — MNGGRRFLLASVLALQNSSFIYPSCQKCFSRLTLISKRSNCPKCGSTGKAENASYRYKLSLKVAESSKLFGITVFGSCLDAFFGLTATALHRYIQDHNEISETLDSDAIQNLLTKAVEICFIGQSFIFGVTNFGNQHGRGSDSNNFLKQRSDHKREVRALIACQIVLPDPGVAGFTVIDYFHQLLQLSHFRKLHDGSQAPNSHLLALEHTNSDLSSICGPDSSSGFFKSHGRDSFSRFWQASLELTYTLSHLTGDDFSASEQSKAIGTLHQNRKCISFSEATGSHSCHDAFQGSWSLVSYMDKKSTSQKLDEELVLQAYQPSVVHSSHEIGIVDSNFFPLKMRELLESNNKKSFHSAVEIKNQYSQHELTCDQYLDLDNPPSLQKRSTCCTPSSLRLEEIASGSQDCDTEIWDDLPFSESLNEFLAVIESEIATTQTHASNRKCHLDNIDRLQADHVRLSVASQRTGALHTPPVALRSSQATVKASCSKDNFFSNCEANSSPCVQKESQLNNTAEVVSINSNGSDISEYFPSNAYLSALFPSSKSLGTTVTLKSTRIPLHRAEISLKLTTSESDHSCLSSKYFNRCGEKSLSEMSEKLVALGSRRYNDVSDLCNLENKQHCRWPKNQDDRFTICRKLTYPSEALGCSPDTTPITLKEMPGRHINNNLTQNYSTGHEGSYDASADLFDDSAKEMDITTEITKKSQHILLQWGKSLAESYHIESDFLMRSLPENSSQFSQKLSLQSMSATLCPRTCSSPPHCQSDSEYDFVDSQDFVPCSQSTPVAGFHQTRIHGMKGAFKNLPDLYLDLDGNYKKRKISSENDAQQATPSCPNNVRTPSQKSRSPVISGIPQPEVFNNSPFAECLETEDEWVPPTTKKVFPSEMRGFQALSLRKCSAACDSPDQKEPPRKKLKCVKRRIEKCLIKKELKNMFTAGVTKQKTLNTSSDWFCKESVLGLDSCSEVKCCLPFSKNWPPSVPETKSSWSPELFS; from the exons ATGAATGGAGGGAGAAGATTTCTTCTTGCCTCAGTTCTTGCTCTCCAGAATTCCAGTTTTATCTATCCATCATGTCAGAAGTGCTTCTCTCGACTAACCCTGATCtccaaaag GTCTAATTGTCCAAAATGTGGCTCCACTGGTAAAGCTGAAAATGCCAGTTACAGATATAAACTTTCCTTAAAAGTTGCAGAATCAAGCAAATTGTTTGGCATTACTGTATTTGGGAGCTGCTTAGATGCATTTTTTGGTCTTACAGCCACTGCTTTGCACAG GTACATTCAGGACCATAATGAAATTTCAGAAACACTGGACAGTGATGCAATTCAGAACCTATTAACTAAAGCAGTTGAAATTTGCTTCATTGGACAAAGCTTTATTTTTGGAGTGACG AATTTTGGAAACCAACATGGACGAGGTTCAGATTCCAATAACTTCTTAAAGCAACGTTCTGACCACAAGAGAGAAGTAAGAGCACTAATAGCTTGCCAGATTGTTCTACCAGACCCAGGTGTTGCAGGCTTCACTGTCATTGACTACTTCCATCAGCTTTTGCAGCTTTCTCATTTCAGGAAACTTCATGATGGCTCCCAGGCACCAAATAGCCACTTACTTGCTTTAGAACACACAAATAGTGATCTCAGCAGCATATGTGGCCCTGACAGCAGTTCTGGTTTCTTCAAGTCCCATGGCAGAGATAGTTTTTCAAGATTCTGGCAGGCATCACTTGAACTCACTTACACACTTTCACACCTAACAGGTGATGATTTTTCAGCTTCAGAACAAAGCAAGGCCATTGGTACTCTTCACCAGAACAGAAAGTGCATCTCTTTTTCCGAGGCCACTGGTTCCCATAGCTGCCATGATGCCTTTCAGGGTTCTTGGAGCCTTGTTTCATACATGGATAAAAAGAGTACATCCCAGAAGTTGGATGAAGAACTTGTCTTGCAAGCTTATCAGCCCAGTGTAGTCCATAGCAGTCATGAAATTGGAATTGTTGActctaattttttccctttaaaaatgcgAGAGCTCCTGgagtcaaataataaaaaatcctTCCACAGCGCagtggaaattaaaaatcaatattccCAGCATGAGCTAACATGTGACCAGTATCTTGATTTAGATAACCCCCCTAGCCTTCAGAAGAGATCTACATGTTGTACACCTTCATCACTCAGACTTGAAGAAATAGCTAGTGGTTCCCAGGACTGTGACACTGAGATTTGGGATGATCTGCCATTCTCTGAAAGCCTGAACGAGTTCCTGGCAGTTATCGAAAGTGAAATTGCTACAACTCAGACACATGCCAGTAATAGGAAATGTCATCTAGATAATATCGATAGATTACAGGCAGACCACGTCAGGTTATCTGTGGCTTCCCAGAGAACTGGAGCCTTGCATACACCACCTGTAGCTTTAAGATCATCACAAGCAACAGTCAAGGCAAGCTGTAGCAAAGATAACTTCTTTTCCAACTGTGAAGCAAATTCAAGTCCTTGTGTTCAAAAGGAGTCACAGTTAAATAACACAGCAGAGGTTGTCTCTATAAATAGTAATGGAAGtgatatttctgaatattttccaTCAAATGCTTATCTCTCAGCTCTGTTTCCATCTTCAAAAAGTTTAGGAACAACAGTTACTCTGAAGTCTACCAGAATTCCACTACATAGGGCTGAAATTTCACTTAAGCTCACTACTTCAGAGAGTGACCATTCTTGTCTCAGTAGCAAATACTTCAATAGGTGTGGAGAAAAATCACTTTCAGAAATGAGTGAAAAGTTGGTAGCTTTGGGTTCTAGGAGATATAATGATGTTTCTGACCTTTGtaacttagaaaataaacaacattgtAGATGGCCAAAGAACCAAGATGACCGTTTTACAATTTGCAGGAAACTTACGTATCCTTCAGAAGCTCTTGGCTGTAGTCCAGATACAACTCCAATTACACTGAAAGAAATGCCTGGTAGACATATCAATAATAACTTAACACAGAACTATTCTACTGGTCACGAAGGTAGCTACGATGCTTCTGCTGATCTCTTTGATGATAGTGCTAAAGAAATGGACATCACAACAGAAATTACGAAAAAGTCACAGCATATTTTGTTACAGTGGGGAAAATCTTTGGCAGAAAGTTATCATATAGAATCTGATTTTCTAATGAGATCACTCCCTGAGAATTCCAGCCAGTTTTCACAAAAATTGTCTTTGCAAAGTATGTCTGCCACTCTATGTCCAAGAACATGCTCTTCTCCACCTCATTGTCAGTCAGATTCAGAATATGATTTTGTAGATAGCCAAGACTTTGTTCCATGTTCACAGTCAACTCCAGTTGCAGGATTCCACCAAACAAGAATTCATGGGATGAAAGGAGCTTTCAAAAACTTACCTGACCTTTATTTGGATCTTGATGgtaactataaaaaaagaaagatttcctcTGAAAATGATGCACAGCAAGCCACCCCTAGCTGTCCAAACAATGTAAGGACGCCGAGCCAGAAATCCAGAAGCCCTGTTATATCTGGTATTCCACAACCAGAGGTTTTCAACAATAGTCCTTTTGCTGAGTGTCTTGAAACTGAAGATGAATGGGTCCCTCCTACCACTAAAAAAGTATTTCCTTCAGAAATGCGTGGATTCCAAGCCTTGAGTCTAAGGAAATGCTCTGCTGCCTGTGATTCTCCTGATCAAAAAGAACCACcgagaaagaaactgaaatgtgTCAAACGAAgaattgaaaaatgtttaattaaaaaggaGTTAAAGAACATGTTTACAGCAGGagtaacaaaacagaaaactcttAACACAAGTTCAGACTGGTTTTGCAAAGAGTCAGTTTTGGGACTTGATTCTTGTTCAGAAGTCAAATGTTGCCTTCCGTTTTCAAAAAATTGGCCACCTTCTGTGCCTGAGACTAAAAGCAGTTGGTCTCCTGAATTATTTTCATAA